In one Bordetella pertussis 18323 genomic region, the following are encoded:
- a CDS encoding pyruvate, water dikinase regulatory protein — MTSTPIERAVYIVSDSTGITAETFSHSVLSQFDEVNFKPVRLPFIDTLDKAREVVARINRNALEAGVPPIVFSTLVNPEILALVRQSNGVFLDLFGTFVSHIEQALGLKSSHSIGRSHMAANSEKYRNRIDAINFSLAHDDGQFVNQLDQADVILLGVSRCGKTPTSLYLAMQYAVKAANFPLTPDDFERGALPKTIAPYRGKLFGLSIQPERLAEVRNERRPNSHYARLEQCRYEVAEAERMMRREGISWLSTTTKSIEEIATTVLQEVGLERV, encoded by the coding sequence ATGACTTCTACCCCTATTGAACGTGCAGTCTACATCGTTTCGGACAGCACCGGCATCACCGCCGAGACCTTCAGCCACTCCGTGCTATCGCAGTTCGACGAGGTCAATTTCAAGCCCGTGCGCCTGCCCTTCATCGATACGCTGGACAAGGCGCGCGAGGTGGTGGCGCGCATCAACCGCAACGCGCTCGAGGCCGGCGTGCCGCCGATTGTCTTCAGCACCCTGGTCAACCCCGAGATCCTGGCGCTGGTTCGCCAGTCGAACGGCGTTTTCCTCGATCTTTTTGGAACATTCGTCAGCCACATCGAGCAGGCCCTGGGCTTGAAGTCCAGCCACTCCATCGGACGCTCGCACATGGCGGCCAACTCCGAGAAATACCGCAACCGGATCGACGCCATCAACTTCAGCCTGGCGCACGACGACGGCCAGTTCGTCAACCAGCTGGACCAGGCCGACGTGATCCTGTTGGGCGTGTCGCGCTGCGGCAAGACCCCGACCAGCCTCTATCTGGCCATGCAGTACGCCGTCAAGGCCGCCAATTTCCCGCTCACCCCGGACGATTTCGAGCGCGGCGCGCTGCCCAAGACCATCGCGCCGTACCGCGGCAAGCTGTTCGGCCTGTCGATCCAGCCCGAGCGGCTGGCCGAGGTGCGCAACGAGCGCCGCCCCAACAGCCATTACGCGCGCCTGGAGCAATGCCGCTACGAAGTGGCCGAGGCCGAGCGCATGATGCGCCGCGAGGGCATTTCGTGGCTGTCGACGACCACCAAGTCGATCGAGGAAATCGCCACCACGGTGCTGCAGGAGGTCGGACTGGAGCGCGTCTAG
- the lpxB gene encoding lipid-A-disaccharide synthase, with protein MSLRIGMVAGEPSGDLLAGRIIAGLQARAPGVHCAGIGGPQMAARGFEAWHPMHALTVFGYIDAFKRIPSLLSTYGDVKRRLLAEPPSVFVGIDAPDFNLRLEHQLRQAGTPTVHFVGPSIWAWRYERINKIRAAVSHMLVLFPFEEALYRKEGIPVTYVGHPLAGVIPMQPDRAAARARLGIDADARVLAILPGSRSSEIRLLAPRFLQAAAELVRRDPRLQCVVPMVNPQRRAEFEAIATQHPVPGLRCVTAAEGQGETPVAWSVMEASNAVLVASGTATLETALYKRPMVISYVLSPWMRRIMAWKSGQQRPYLPWVGLPNVLLRDFAVPELLQDEATPAALAEATWQALTDEAGAARIEARFTALHQDLLRDTPALAAQAILEVADGAA; from the coding sequence ATGAGCCTGCGCATAGGCATGGTCGCCGGCGAGCCTTCGGGCGACCTGCTGGCCGGGCGCATCATCGCCGGCCTGCAGGCCCGGGCACCCGGCGTGCACTGCGCCGGCATAGGCGGGCCCCAGATGGCGGCGCGCGGCTTCGAGGCCTGGCACCCCATGCATGCGCTCACGGTGTTCGGCTACATCGATGCGTTCAAGCGGATTCCCAGCCTGCTGTCGACCTACGGCGACGTCAAGCGGCGCCTGCTGGCCGAGCCGCCGTCGGTGTTCGTGGGCATCGACGCGCCGGATTTCAACCTGCGCCTGGAGCACCAGTTGCGCCAGGCCGGTACCCCCACCGTGCATTTCGTCGGTCCCTCGATCTGGGCCTGGCGCTACGAACGCATCAACAAGATCCGCGCCGCCGTCTCCCACATGCTGGTGCTGTTTCCGTTCGAGGAAGCGCTCTATCGCAAGGAAGGAATCCCGGTCACCTATGTCGGCCATCCGCTGGCCGGGGTGATTCCCATGCAGCCCGATCGCGCCGCGGCCCGCGCGCGGCTGGGCATCGACGCCGACGCGCGGGTGCTGGCCATCCTGCCGGGCAGCCGCTCGTCCGAGATCCGCCTGCTTGCGCCGCGTTTCCTGCAGGCCGCGGCCGAGCTGGTCCGGCGCGATCCACGCCTGCAGTGCGTGGTGCCCATGGTCAACCCGCAGCGGCGCGCCGAGTTCGAGGCTATCGCGACCCAGCATCCGGTGCCGGGCCTGCGTTGCGTGACCGCCGCCGAGGGGCAGGGCGAGACGCCGGTGGCCTGGTCCGTCATGGAGGCGAGCAACGCCGTCCTGGTGGCCAGCGGCACGGCCACGCTGGAAACGGCGCTGTACAAGCGGCCCATGGTCATTTCGTACGTGCTGTCGCCGTGGATGCGGCGCATCATGGCCTGGAAATCCGGGCAGCAACGTCCCTACCTGCCGTGGGTGGGGCTGCCCAATGTGCTGCTGCGCGATTTCGCCGTGCCGGAGCTGCTGCAGGACGAGGCCACGCCGGCCGCGCTGGCCGAGGCGACCTGGCAGGCGCTGACCGACGAGGCCGGCGCGGCGCGCATCGAGGCGCGCTTTACCGCCTTGCACCAGGACTTGCTGCGCGATACGCCGGCGCTGGCCGCCCAGGCGATTCTGGAGGTGGCCGATGGAGCAGCCTGA
- a CDS encoding glutamine amidotransferase produces MTAALPVLILHTGNPAAALRAAHGSYAEMLRQAAGLDAAGTHVVASYKDEAPRAPGAYRAALITGSPAMVTDRAPWSEAAADWLRQAAGAGLPMFGICYGHQLLAHALGGVVGDNPAGRELGTLPVELLPAAATDPLLAGLPAAFDAQMMHEQAVLAAPPGATVLARSAQDAHQILRLAPRIYTAQFHPEFTPGFVAAHLRHHAALYAAHGLDVEGLARAAGPTPLAASLVRRFLACCA; encoded by the coding sequence ATGACCGCCGCCCTGCCCGTTCTGATCCTGCATACCGGCAATCCCGCCGCCGCCCTGCGCGCCGCGCACGGCAGCTACGCCGAGATGCTGCGCCAGGCCGCCGGGCTGGATGCCGCCGGCACGCACGTGGTGGCCTCCTACAAGGACGAGGCGCCGCGCGCGCCCGGCGCGTACCGGGCCGCGCTGATCACCGGCTCGCCGGCCATGGTGACCGACCGCGCGCCCTGGAGCGAGGCGGCCGCCGACTGGCTGCGTCAGGCCGCCGGCGCCGGCCTGCCCATGTTCGGCATCTGCTACGGGCACCAGTTGCTGGCCCACGCGCTGGGCGGCGTGGTGGGCGACAACCCGGCCGGCCGCGAACTGGGCACCCTGCCGGTCGAATTGCTGCCCGCGGCCGCCACGGACCCCTTGCTGGCCGGCCTGCCGGCCGCCTTCGACGCCCAGATGATGCACGAGCAGGCCGTGCTCGCCGCGCCGCCGGGCGCCACCGTGCTGGCGCGCTCGGCCCAGGACGCGCACCAGATACTGCGCCTGGCCCCGCGCATCTATACAGCCCAGTTCCACCCCGAGTTCACGCCCGGGTTCGTCGCCGCCCATCTGCGCCACCACGCGGCGCTCTACGCCGCCCACGGGCTGGACGTCGAAGGCCTGGCGCGCGCGGCCGGCCCCACGCCGCTTGCCGCCTCGCTGGTGCGCCGCTTCCTGGCCTGCTGCGCCTAG
- the rnhB gene encoding ribonuclease HII gives MEQPDLFGTLAPLPAIIAGVDEAGRGPLAGAVYAAAVILDPDRPVDGLADSKVLKAEQREALAVQIRAQALAWFVASASVQEIDSLNILRATMLAMQRAVAGLAMAPELAMVDGNQAPKLRCAVQTVIKGDALVPAISAASILAKTARDADLLRLHALYPQYGFDQHKGYGTPQHLSLLREHGPCPEHRRSFAPIKAYGAP, from the coding sequence ATGGAGCAGCCTGACCTGTTCGGCACGCTGGCGCCGCTGCCCGCCATCATTGCCGGCGTCGACGAAGCCGGTCGCGGACCGCTGGCCGGCGCGGTCTATGCGGCCGCCGTCATCCTGGACCCGGACCGGCCGGTCGACGGCCTGGCCGACTCCAAGGTGCTCAAGGCCGAGCAGCGCGAAGCGCTGGCGGTGCAGATCCGCGCCCAGGCGCTGGCCTGGTTCGTGGCCAGCGCCAGCGTGCAGGAAATCGACAGCCTGAACATCCTGCGCGCCACCATGCTGGCGATGCAGCGCGCCGTGGCCGGCCTGGCCATGGCGCCGGAACTGGCCATGGTCGACGGCAACCAGGCGCCCAAGCTGCGCTGCGCCGTGCAGACCGTGATCAAGGGCGATGCGCTGGTGCCGGCGATCTCCGCCGCGTCCATCCTGGCCAAGACGGCGCGCGACGCCGACCTGCTGCGCCTGCATGCCTTGTATCCCCAATACGGCTTCGACCAGCACAAGGGCTACGGCACGCCGCAGCACCTGTCCTTGCTGCGCGAGCACGGCCCGTGCCCCGAACACCGGCGCAGCTTCGCGCCGATCAAGGCGTACGGCGCGCCATGA
- a CDS encoding NfeD family protein, producing the protein MWIWFGLAAVALIGEVGSGTFYLLLVALGLAAGGIAAWLGADLAWQLVACGLVALLGLLALRRTGVLKKREVNAARNADVNLDIGQSVMVDAWSDAGTTQVYYRGAQWQAELAHGQPRQAGRHIIAEIRGTRLVLAPAPAA; encoded by the coding sequence ATGTGGATTTGGTTCGGTTTGGCCGCCGTTGCCCTGATCGGCGAGGTGGGCTCCGGTACGTTTTACCTGCTGCTGGTGGCGCTGGGCCTGGCCGCCGGCGGTATCGCGGCCTGGCTGGGGGCGGACCTGGCATGGCAACTGGTGGCGTGCGGCCTGGTGGCGCTGCTGGGGCTGCTGGCGCTGCGCCGCACCGGCGTGCTGAAAAAGCGCGAGGTCAACGCCGCGCGCAACGCCGACGTCAACCTGGATATCGGCCAGTCCGTCATGGTGGATGCGTGGTCCGACGCGGGCACGACCCAGGTGTATTACCGGGGCGCGCAATGGCAGGCCGAGCTCGCCCACGGCCAGCCGCGCCAGGCCGGCCGCCACATCATCGCCGAAATACGCGGCACGCGCCTGGTGCTGGCGCCCGCGCCGGCCGCGTAA
- the ppsA gene encoding phosphoenolpyruvate synthase — protein sequence MSYVVSFEQLRMTDVDSVGGKNASLGEMISQLAGAGVRVPGGFATTAQAFRDFLQASGLDKRIADRLATLNPEDVRELASAGAEIRQWVIDAPFSPEFEQAIRTAFAELDADGKGSFAVRSSATAEDLPDASFAGQQETFLNVVGVDDVLDKIRHVFASLYNDRAISYRVHKGYAHAEVALSAGIQRMVRSDKGSAGVMFTIDTESGFQDVVFITSSYGLGETVVQGAVNPDEFYVFKPSLERGNYPIVSRRIGSKLIKMEFDPERPEGRAVRTVDVPVSERNRYSLTDDEVIELARYAVIIEKHYQRPMDIEWGRDGVDGKIYILQARPETVKSQQGVNDVQQRYRLKATGQVLVTGRAIGQKIGAGKVRVVADISEMDKVQAGDVLVTDMTDPNWEPVMKRASAIITNRGGRTCHAAIIARELGIPAVVGCGDATDLLKDGQAVTASCAEGDEGRIYDGLIETEVEEVRRGEMPPIDVKIMMNVGNPQLAFDFAQIPNAGVGLARLEFIINNNIGIHPKAVLDYPNVDGELKKAVESAARGHASPRAFFVEKLAEGVATIGAAFWPKPVIVRMSDFKSNEYRKLVGGSRYEPEEENPMLGLRGASRYIAADFEECFRMECEALKKVRDEMGLTNVEIMVPFVRTLGQARKVVELLAAHGLARGENGLKLIMMCEVPSNAILAEQFLEYFDGFSIGSNDMTQLTLGLDRDSGMELLAADFDERDDAVKFMLRRAIKACLAANKYVGICGQGPSDHPDFAQWLKDEGILSMSLNPDTVVETWQQLAK from the coding sequence ATGTCGTATGTGGTTTCGTTCGAGCAGCTCCGCATGACGGACGTGGACTCGGTAGGAGGCAAGAACGCATCATTAGGTGAAATGATCAGTCAGCTGGCCGGCGCGGGGGTACGCGTGCCCGGCGGCTTTGCCACGACCGCCCAGGCCTTCCGGGACTTCCTGCAGGCTTCCGGTCTGGACAAGCGCATCGCTGACCGTCTCGCCACCCTCAACCCCGAAGACGTACGCGAGCTGGCCAGCGCCGGCGCGGAGATCCGTCAATGGGTGATCGATGCGCCTTTCTCGCCTGAATTCGAACAGGCGATCCGCACCGCATTCGCCGAGCTCGACGCCGACGGCAAGGGCTCGTTCGCGGTGCGCTCCTCGGCGACCGCCGAAGACCTGCCCGACGCTTCGTTCGCCGGCCAGCAGGAGACCTTCCTCAACGTGGTGGGCGTCGACGACGTGCTCGACAAGATCCGCCACGTTTTCGCCTCGCTGTACAACGACCGCGCCATTTCGTATCGCGTGCACAAGGGCTACGCCCACGCCGAGGTCGCGCTGTCGGCCGGCATCCAGCGCATGGTCCGTTCCGACAAGGGCAGCGCCGGCGTGATGTTCACCATCGACACCGAGTCGGGCTTCCAGGACGTGGTGTTCATCACCTCGTCGTACGGCCTGGGCGAGACGGTGGTGCAGGGCGCCGTCAACCCGGACGAGTTCTACGTCTTCAAGCCGTCGCTCGAACGCGGCAACTATCCCATCGTCAGCCGCCGCATCGGCTCCAAGCTGATCAAGATGGAATTCGACCCCGAGCGTCCCGAAGGCCGCGCCGTGCGCACCGTCGATGTGCCGGTGTCCGAACGCAACCGCTATTCGCTGACCGACGACGAAGTCATCGAGCTGGCGCGCTACGCGGTCATCATCGAGAAGCACTACCAGCGTCCGATGGACATCGAGTGGGGCCGCGATGGCGTGGATGGCAAGATCTACATCCTGCAGGCGCGTCCGGAAACGGTGAAATCGCAGCAGGGCGTCAATGACGTGCAGCAGCGCTACCGCCTCAAGGCCACCGGCCAGGTGCTGGTGACCGGCCGCGCCATCGGCCAGAAGATCGGCGCAGGCAAGGTGCGCGTGGTGGCCGATATCTCCGAAATGGACAAGGTCCAGGCCGGCGACGTGCTGGTCACCGACATGACCGATCCCAACTGGGAGCCGGTCATGAAGCGTGCCTCGGCGATCATCACCAACCGCGGCGGACGCACCTGCCACGCGGCCATCATCGCGCGCGAACTGGGCATTCCGGCCGTGGTCGGCTGCGGCGACGCGACCGACCTGCTCAAGGACGGCCAGGCCGTGACGGCCTCGTGCGCCGAGGGCGACGAAGGCCGTATCTACGACGGCCTGATCGAGACCGAGGTCGAGGAAGTGCGCCGCGGCGAGATGCCTCCGATCGACGTCAAGATCATGATGAACGTGGGCAATCCGCAGCTGGCGTTCGACTTCGCGCAGATCCCCAACGCCGGCGTGGGCCTGGCCCGCCTGGAATTCATCATCAACAACAACATCGGCATCCACCCCAAGGCGGTGCTGGATTATCCGAACGTCGACGGCGAGCTGAAGAAGGCGGTCGAGTCGGCCGCCCGCGGCCACGCCAGCCCGCGCGCCTTCTTCGTCGAGAAGCTGGCCGAAGGCGTGGCGACCATCGGCGCGGCGTTCTGGCCCAAGCCGGTGATCGTGCGCATGTCGGACTTCAAGTCCAACGAGTACCGCAAGCTGGTGGGCGGTTCGCGCTACGAGCCCGAGGAAGAGAACCCCATGCTGGGCTTGCGCGGGGCGTCGCGCTATATCGCCGCCGATTTCGAGGAGTGCTTCCGCATGGAATGCGAGGCGCTCAAGAAAGTGCGCGACGAAATGGGCCTGACCAACGTCGAGATCATGGTGCCGTTCGTGCGCACCCTGGGCCAGGCCAGGAAGGTCGTCGAGCTGCTGGCCGCCCACGGCCTGGCGCGCGGCGAGAACGGCCTGAAGCTGATCATGATGTGCGAGGTGCCGTCCAACGCCATCCTGGCCGAACAGTTCCTCGAGTACTTCGACGGCTTCTCCATCGGTTCGAACGACATGACCCAGCTGACGCTGGGACTGGACCGCGACTCCGGCATGGAGCTGCTGGCGGCCGACTTCGACGAACGCGACGATGCGGTGAAGTTCATGCTGCGCCGCGCGATCAAGGCGTGCCTGGCGGCCAACAAGTACGTCGGCATCTGCGGACAGGGTCCCAGCGACCACCCCGATTTCGCGCAGTGGCTCAAGGACGAGGGCATCCTGTCCATGTCCCTGAACCCGGATACGGTGGTGGAGACCTGGCAGCAACTGGCCAAGTAA
- a CDS encoding IS481-like element IS481 family transposase has translation MNTHKHARLTFLRRLEMVQQLIAHQVCVPEAARAYGVTAPTVRKWLGRFLAQGQAGLADASSRPTVSPRAIAPAKALAIVELRRKRLTQARIAQALGVSASTVSRVLARAGLSHLADLEPAEPVVRYEHQAPGDLLHIDIKKLGRIQRPGHRVTGNRRDTVEGAGWDFVFVAIDDHARVAFTDIHPDERFPSAVQFLKDAVAYYQRLGVTIQRLLTDNGSAFRSRAFAALCHELGIKHRFTRPYRPQTNGKAERFIQSALREWAYAHTYQNSQHRADAMKSWLHHYNWHRPHQGIGRAVPISRLNLDEYNLLTVHS, from the coding sequence ATGAACACCCATAAGCATGCCCGATTGACCTTCCTACGTCGACTCGAAATGGTCCAGCAATTGATCGCCCATCAAGTTTGTGTGCCTGAAGCGGCCCGCGCCTATGGGGTCACCGCGCCGACTGTGCGCAAATGGCTGGGCCGCTTCCTGGCTCAGGGCCAGGCGGGCTTGGCCGATGCGTCCTCGCGCCCGACGGTCTCGCCCCGAGCGATTGCGCCGGCCAAGGCGCTGGCTATCGTGGAGCTGCGCCGCAAGCGGCTGACCCAAGCGCGCATCGCCCAGGCGCTGGGCGTGTCAGCCAGCACCGTCAGCCGCGTCCTGGCCCGCGCCGGTCTGTCGCACCTGGCCGACCTGGAGCCGGCCGAGCCGGTGGTGCGCTACGAGCATCAGGCCCCCGGCGATCTGCTGCACATCGACATCAAGAAGCTGGGACGTATCCAGCGCCCTGGCCACCGGGTCACGGGCAACCGACGCGATACCGTTGAGGGGGCCGGCTGGGACTTCGTCTTCGTGGCCATCGATGACCACGCCCGCGTGGCCTTCACCGACATCCACCCCGACGAGCGCTTCCCCAGCGCCGTCCAGTTCCTCAAGGACGCAGTGGCCTACTACCAGCGCCTGGGCGTGACCATCCAGCGCTTGCTCACCGACAATGGCTCGGCCTTTCGCAGCCGCGCCTTCGCCGCGCTGTGCCATGAGCTGGGCATCAAGCACCGCTTTACCCGACCTTACCGCCCACAGACCAATGGCAAGGCCGAACGCTTCATCCAGTCGGCCTTGCGTGAGTGGGCTTACGCTCACACCTACCAGAACTCCCAACACCGAGCCGATGCCATGAAATCCTGGCTACACCACTACAACTGGCATCGACCCCACCAAGGCATCGGGCGCGCTGTACCCATCTCCAGACTCAACCTGGACGAATACAACCTATTGACAGTTCACAGCTAG
- a CDS encoding TrmH family RNA methyltransferase, with protein MKHLSSRDNPAVKALHKLAAGGGRRDGRILLDGVHLCQAWLAHQGTPLQALFDVARLDHPEIRALAGQVPPQHCLALDSRLLQGLASVESGQGVVFVARAPEPALPERIDENCVLFDRIQDPGNVGTLLRTCAAAGVRRVLLAAGTAAAWSPKVLRSGQGAHFALHIHEHLDLEAVLPRLDVPLVATTLARSGSLYDTDLPARCAWVFGHEGQGVAEALLRAAALRVHIPHESAAVESLNVGAAAAICLFEQRRQRR; from the coding sequence ATGAAGCACCTGAGTTCGCGCGACAACCCGGCGGTCAAGGCGTTGCACAAGCTGGCCGCCGGCGGCGGCCGCCGCGACGGACGGATCCTGCTCGACGGCGTGCATCTGTGCCAGGCCTGGCTGGCGCACCAAGGCACGCCGCTGCAGGCGCTGTTCGATGTCGCGCGGCTGGACCATCCCGAGATCCGCGCCCTGGCCGGCCAGGTGCCGCCGCAGCATTGCCTGGCGCTGGATTCGCGCCTGCTGCAGGGGCTGGCCAGCGTCGAGAGCGGCCAGGGCGTGGTGTTCGTGGCGCGCGCGCCCGAACCCGCGCTGCCTGAACGCATCGACGAGAACTGCGTGCTGTTCGACCGGATCCAGGACCCGGGCAATGTCGGCACCTTGCTGCGGACCTGCGCGGCGGCCGGCGTGCGCCGGGTGCTGCTGGCGGCCGGCACGGCCGCGGCATGGTCGCCCAAGGTGTTGCGCAGCGGCCAGGGCGCGCATTTCGCGCTGCATATCCACGAACACCTGGACCTGGAGGCAGTGCTGCCGCGGCTGGACGTGCCGCTGGTGGCCACGACCCTGGCGCGGTCCGGCTCGCTCTACGACACGGACCTGCCGGCGCGCTGCGCCTGGGTGTTCGGCCACGAAGGGCAGGGCGTGGCCGAGGCGCTGCTGCGGGCGGCCGCGCTGCGCGTGCACATTCCGCACGAGTCGGCGGCGGTCGAGTCGCTCAATGTGGGCGCCGCCGCCGCCATCTGCCTGTTCGAGCAGCGCCGCCAGCGCCGCTGA
- a CDS encoding SPFH domain-containing protein, giving the protein MIDVSTVVLIVIVILALMIVVKAIAIVPQQHAWVVERLGKFDRVLSPGAGFVIPFIERVSYKHSLKEIPLDVPSQVCITRDNTQLQVDGVLYFQVTDPMRASYGSSNYISAITQLAQTTLRSVIGKLELDRTFEEREFINSTIVASLDEAALNWGVKVLRYEIKDLTPPNEILRAMQAQITAEREKRALIAASEGRRQEQINIATGEREAAIARSEGEKQAQINQAQGEAAAVLAIAEATAKAIEQVGEAVRQPGGMEAVNLKVAERYVDAFSNVAKEGNTLILPSNLSDVGGLIASAMTIVKSTKSA; this is encoded by the coding sequence ATGATCGACGTTTCCACTGTGGTCCTGATTGTCATCGTCATCCTGGCGCTGATGATCGTGGTCAAGGCCATCGCCATCGTGCCGCAGCAGCATGCCTGGGTGGTGGAGCGGCTGGGCAAGTTCGACCGCGTGCTGTCGCCGGGCGCCGGCTTCGTGATTCCCTTCATCGAACGGGTGTCGTACAAGCATTCGCTCAAGGAAATCCCGCTCGACGTGCCGAGCCAGGTCTGCATCACGCGCGACAACACGCAGTTGCAGGTCGACGGCGTGCTGTACTTCCAGGTCACCGATCCGATGCGCGCTTCGTACGGCTCGTCGAACTACATTTCCGCCATCACCCAGCTGGCGCAGACGACGCTGCGCTCGGTGATCGGCAAGCTGGAGCTGGACCGCACGTTCGAGGAGCGCGAGTTCATCAACAGCACCATCGTCGCGTCGCTGGACGAGGCCGCGCTGAACTGGGGCGTGAAGGTGCTGCGCTACGAGATCAAGGATTTGACGCCGCCCAACGAGATCCTGCGCGCGATGCAGGCGCAGATTACCGCCGAGCGCGAGAAGCGCGCCCTGATCGCGGCTTCCGAGGGGCGCCGCCAGGAGCAGATCAACATCGCCACCGGCGAGCGCGAGGCCGCCATCGCGCGCTCCGAAGGCGAGAAGCAGGCGCAGATCAACCAGGCCCAGGGCGAGGCCGCGGCCGTGCTGGCCATCGCCGAGGCGACCGCCAAGGCGATCGAGCAGGTGGGCGAGGCCGTGCGCCAGCCCGGCGGCATGGAAGCCGTCAACCTCAAGGTCGCCGAACGCTACGTGGATGCCTTCAGCAACGTGGCCAAGGAGGGCAATACGCTCATCCTGCCGTCCAACCTGTCCGATGTGGGCGGGCTCATCGCCTCGGCCATGACGATCGTCAAGTCGACCAAGAGCGCGTGA